Within Flavobacterium pisciphilum, the genomic segment AATAGGTATAAGTTGTTGAGTGTTTTTGCTTACCACGATTATAGAATAAACTGTTCCTAAAACTAGAATTTAATCCCAGTACATTTTCATCAGAGGAATTAAAAGGATTAAGTTCAAAACGATCGCCATTACTTTTTACTTTTCGATCTAATATAAATGAGGTTTGATTATAAAAATAAGAGATTACTTTTTTTATACCAGTTTCATTTAACCATTGATTTGGATTCAAGGTTACCGACTGAGAAAATTTATTCTGATTTGTTTTAATATAAACTCGATTTGGTAAAAAGATTCGGATATATTTTGCTTGGTCAATAAATGCTGCTACTTCAAATTCTTGTAATTCCTGGATTCCATTGTTATTATAATCAATCCAAGTATAGACTCCTTGTCCTGCTGGAACTTCTACGTATGTATAGTCCTGCTGAGGCATTGTTCCTGAGCTGGTTTCATAAGCAGTAGTAGTCTGGATAAATTGATTAAAGAAACGATCATTATAGAGAATTCTAGAATTTAGGGATGGTTCTTTTTTCTTTGTAGCATCTTCATAATTCAAGACCCTATAACTTGCATATACAGATAAATCACTTTTGGTTGTTTGTATCAATTTTGATTTAAAGTAATAAGTTTGAGAGTTGTTTACATGTTGTAATAATCCGTTCTGCAAACTATCATTACTACGTCTTAAAAAACCTAGTTCTACAAAAACTTTAGTACTATCGCCTCGACCTACAAATAAGCCATATTCATTAAATCTTTGACTTAAAGCCGAAAATTGATTGGTATTTTTGTTTTTCTCTTGATTGTCTTCAAGTTGTATTGTACCACCAATCCAGTTTTTATTAAAATGATAACGAGCTTGGGTTTGGTTTCTTAAAAATTTAGATGTCGATATAGTACTGCTGCTATTGAGCAAGCTACCTTGGTTCTGGATAAACCAATTTTTTAGTTTAAAGAGGCCATTAATGGTATGTCGACTTCCAGAATAGTTTTCGGTAAAATCTAAATTTTCAAATTGATAGGTTACCAATCCTATGTCAGAGGATTTTTTTTGAGGAAGTAAATCGAAGTTTAAACCTGAGATTAATAAGCTCTGATTCCCAAATCGAATTGCAGGAAGGTTCCAATCTCGATCAAACTCAATATTATAAAGCCGTTCAACCGATTTAAAATTTTCCTGAATAAATTGATAATTTATAAAAGCGTCCAGATTCCAACTTTTGGTAAACAAGCGTTGTTTAGCATTTATTTTGGTAGCAATACCTTTGTTGTTACTATCCTGTATATTCGAAAACAGGTTTGCATCATTATTACTAACTCCAATTTCGAAATCAAAATTTGTTTTTTCGGTTGGATTGTATTTGCCTAAAAAAGTAGCTACTTGTAGCTTTATTGGAGCAACGAGTTTGATAACTGGAGCATAATTTCCTTGCGGAATACCATTTATAGGTGGAACATATTCATAAATACGATCTATAGTATTTACATTCTTAAGAATATAGTCTCCAGACTGAGCACCAATTAAATTAAATCTTACATTGTATAATTCATCTTTTGGATTGTTAGAGAATTCGTAAGCTTCCTCTCCATTTACCATTATTTTTTTGTAGAGAATTTTGTTATCCGAATAAGTATCTGCGTATGCTGAGGGAGCAATCATAGCATTAGTATCATCTCCAGCGTTATTTAATATTTCAACTTGTTCCTTGGTTAAATTTTGTTGTAGAGGCTGATTTTTTAAATCATTTTCAGAGTACAAATACCCTCCAAAACTCCATTTTTTATTTTCATGAGTAACACCAGCATACGTTACAAATCGGGTATAGTTTTGATTTGAATATTGGTATTCGATGCTTATTCGCATTTCGGAAGTAATGGTAAAAAGAGAAGTAAAAGTAATTTCACCAGCATTATAGTCGATTGTATAATCTTTATTTTCGCCTCGTTTTAATAAAACACCATTTACATACACCCTTTCAGAACCAGAAATTACCAATATATATAATTCACCGTTTTGACCAGTTAATTTATAAGGACCTTGATTTCCTTCTTGCCCAGTAAGGTTGCTTTTAGCATATTGTCCTCTTACCAATGCGGCTGAAGCAAATACATTTGTTTTGTTGTCTTCATCACCAAAATTAAAATTGACTGCAAGACCTTGGACCTTTTTGTCAAAATTAAGGAATTGTGTCTTTTTGTTCTCAAGAAAAATATCCCCAGCTCGTAACGCCCAATTATTACTAAAGAGTTCTATAAAGATATTATCGAATTGATCTAGTTTTTGTGAGTAGCCACCATCTTGTAGCGGAATATTGTTGTCTTGTAATGAAGCACGAATACTTACGTTGTCTGATATTTTTCCTGTAATTTGAAGGTCAAGATTGGAGTTTAATACAGTGCTTTGATTATTGCCAATAGTGATTCCACGAGTAATACTTCCCGAAGTGGTTAATCCGTCAAATGGAGTAACCGTTTTAACGTTTTTGGGCTTTATTTGGTACAAAGATTCAGCAGTTGCACCATTGTTTACAATTCGATTAGAATCATAAATTTTATATTCTTTGGTTAGGATGTCGGGAAGTTTCAAATACTCAACTGTAAGTGAGTCAGTACCCAAAGTTAATTTTTCATTTAAAAGTAATGTCCCTTTCTGGAAATCTATTTTGTATAAACTACTATCAATAAGTTTTTTATTGGTATCTAAAAGCTGAAAATAATTGGAATTAATACTGAAACTCTCTAGATGTATAGTATCTCTAGTAGCAACAACCTTTTTGGTTTTATAGTACGAGTTTATTTCCTGGGCGTGAAGTCCAGAACAAAAAATAATTACAATCCAAAAGAGTAATTTTTTAATCATAAATACTTTAACTCCAAAACCTCAAAAGTAGTATTTATATTCGGGAAATTATGGTGCTGGTTTTTATCAATGAATTTGAGAATATTGTAAAGTGGTGTTTTGTTGATTTTGATGAGGAATGAAGAATAGAAATTATGATATATAGGAATAATTCAGTATCTAAAAGTTTTAATTTTCAGGCAGTTTAACGGATAGTTTTACTTTTTGAAGTAAAATCCGGAAGTAATTTGAAATAATGCTAATGCAAAAATTGGTTATTTTTAGTCTAATTCTGAAAAATAGTAAAATATTTCTTATTTTTATACTGACTAAACTTTTGATTATGAATGAATCAGTAGGAAATAAGCTAAAAAAATTACGAAAAAGCAAAGATCTATCACAAGAACAAGTGGCAAGTTCGTTGCATGTGTCACAATCTACGTATGCACGTATAGAGAGAGGGGAGAGTAGTTCATGGGCAAGCCATATTAATAAAATATGTGAGGTCTTTAAAATAAGTCCAGAAGATTTGGTAAAGGATGAAATAGGAGAGGATAAAGAGGATAACAGCGATTTAAATGAAACATTTATTATCAATCAATTGTCAGATAAAATAATAGAACAATACGAAGCTCGAATAAAAGAGTTGAAAAAAGTGATAAAAGATTTAAGGAGAAAGCGGAATATATAAAAAGCAACAAGGTTTCACCTAAAGTGAAACCTTGAAAGGATGTGAAATAAATTAAGTTATTCAGAAATAGAATGTTTGTTTATCTCATATTTAAGTTAATTTTATTTTGGAGGAGGAAATTTAAAACAAGATAGTATTCCAACATGTATAAAAAGTGCAGATATAAATGCATATAATAAAGCAATATACATTTTTATGTCTTCGCGATGTTTATATATAGTGCTCCAACTAAATTCTTTATCACTAAAAAAATATGACCAAAAAAACATTATTGTTGTTATTAAAATAAAAAAAACAAACTGACGTATCCCTATTTTGTGTATTTTTTCAAATATTGTCATTTATTCTAGTATAAAAGTTAATGAAGTTTTTTCAGATGCTTCTAATATAGAATTAATAAATTTAATTTTTTCTAAACTTAATTCTAAGCGTTCTTCAGGGAATTTTTCTAATTGTTGTTTTAGATTTGATGAACAATCTGCAGCAGCCCAAACAGCAGCTACAGCAGCTCCTCTTACTGCTCCTAAAGTACTTCCAAACACAGCTCCCCAACCGCACCAGTTATAGTTCCAATTCCAGGTAATGCTACTGTACCTCCTGTTGCTCCAGTATAGGCACCTGCTATAGCTCCTCCTATGGCTCCTGTTGCAATGCCCCTCCCTATGTCTTTTCCTTTTCCTCCCATACAACTCCAAAAACCGGTACCTTTTGAATAAAGTGTATTTTCTTTATATAAAATGGGATAAATTTTAGAAGTAGTTTCTTCGATTATGTCAAAAAGAAGATTTACTTCTTGTTTGAAATTAGAAGGGAATGAAGTTTTATTAAGTACTTTTCTTTTTGAATCAAGTAAATTAAAAATATCTTTATCATATGAATTAGCTAAATCTTGATAAAAAGCTAGCATAAATGTCGCCTCTTTTATATTGTAATGTGGAGCTAAAGAAATTTTAAAATTTAATTGCTCTGTGAATTTTACTTGTTTAGAATAAGATTGTTCTTTTATAGTGAAATATTTAGATATTTCATTTTCTAAAGCAACGTTGCTATTTATTTTTTCTTCTAATTTAGAAATGTTTCTAATCGCGTCGAGTTTGATTTCAGAATAATTTATAGCGTCCGATAAGTTCTTTTCGGGAAAATTTTCCTTATTATCACATGAATACAATAACTTAATTAAAAAGATTATTAGTAAGGTAAATTTTAACTTTTTCATATCACGATGGTTTAATAGTTGGTAAAAATTTATTGTAAAGGACAAATCTAAACGAGAAATTAAATAAGACTTATGTGAAAAACGGTTATTCTTACCCTGAATTTGAGTGTTTTTCCTTTGTTGTATGAAAAAGTTAGATTTACTGAGTATTTGTTTAAAAATCTGTCCTCTATGTTTTTATAGAGTTATTTGGGGTATTAAAATGGTAGATAGTATGAATGTGATTATCGGAAATAAGTTAAAAGAACTCAGAAAAAGTAAAAACATTTCACAAGAAGAGGCAGCAGATTATTTGCATTTATCTCAATCAGCTTATGCTAGGATCGAAAGTGGTCAAAGCAATTCTTGGGCAAGCCATATTAATAAAATATGTGAGATCTTTAAAATAAGTCCAGAAGATTTGGTAAAGGATGAAATAGGAGAGGATAAAGAGGATAATAGCGATTTAAATGAAACATTTATTATTAATCAATTGTCAGATAAAATAATAGAACAATATGAAGCTCGAATAAAAGAGTTGAAAAAAGTGATAAAAGATTTAAAGAGAAAGCGGAATATATAAAAAGCAACAAGGTTTCACTTTTGGTGAAACCTTGTTTTTAAATTATGTAATTAACTTCTAAATAAAATTAATCTACTTCTTTCGTTACCACTTGCATAGTTTCACGGCTTACTTGTTTTAATAAAACAACTTTGTTTTCTTCTACTGTTTCAGCAGCTTTATCGTCAAAATGACGAATGGTGTATAAGGTTACATTTTCGCTGAAATCAACTTTGAATTTTTTAGAAAGTATTGCATTCAAGTCATTGAAGTTCTCAAATTTGTCTTCTACACAAACAGAAAAACTAATTGCTGAGTTTTGAATTAAATTTACTTTAATCTTAAATTCATGGAATAAGGCAAAAATCTCACTGATATTTTCTTCCATAATAAAAGAAAAATCTATTGATGAAAGAGAAATTAAAAGCTGGTTTCTCTTTACAATAAAGCAAGGTAAATAAGGTTCTAGATCTACTCCTTTAGAAACACTTGTTCCTTTTAATAATGGGTTTATAAAAGATTTTACATACAATGGAATCTCTTTTTTCTGTAGAGGTTGTAATGTTTTTGGGTGTATAACTGTTGCTCCATAAAAAGCTAATTCTATAGCTTCACGATATGAAATTTGATTAAGTAAACTTGCATTTTCAAAATAACGTGGGTCAGCATTCATTACTCCAGGTACATCTTTCCAGATAGTAACACTTTCTGCATTTAGGCAATAAGCAAAAATAGCAGCAGTATAATCAGATCCCTCACGACCTAAAGTTGTAGTAAAGTTGTTTTCATCAGCACCTAAGAATCCTTGTGTGATGTTTAGCATGTTTCGTTTTACGTTTTTGCCAATATTTTTTTGGGTTAATTCCCAATCTACTTCTGCATCTCTGTAAGTTGCATTGGTTTTTATAAAGTTACGTACATCAATCCATTGGGTCTGAACGCCCATAAAATTCATAAAATGACTTAAAATAGTAGTTGAAATCAATTCTCCAAAGCTTACAATTTGGTCATAAACAAAGTTGTAGTTAGGAGATTTGTTATGAGCAAGAAAATATTCTAACTCTGAAAAAAAAGCATTTACAGCAGTAAAAACTTCATGTTTTTCATCCTCAAATAAATCCAGCAATATCTGATTATGGTATTTTTTTACTTCTTGCACTGACGAATTTAACTCGCTAGATTTCTCGAAATAATTCTTTATTACAACCTCAAGAGCGTTTGTGGTTTTTCCCATAGCCGAAACTACAAGCAATACATCTTCATAACCTACTTTTTGCAAAACGTCATATACGTTTTTAATTCCTTCAGCATCTTTTACTGAGGCACCACCAAATTTGAATACTCTCATTATTTATTATTATATATTGTGTCTTAATTTTTGTTTTTCTCTAAAAATGTATCGATTCCAGTTTCGTCCATTTGAACGACACGCCACTCTTCAAATATTTTAGCACCAGTGTTTTCGTAGAATTTAACTGCAGGGGTATTCCAATTGAGTACATTCCATTCAACTCTTCTTACTTTATCTTTTTTTGCCTGCTCCATTATTTCGGAGTACAATGCCATTCCTAAACCAGATCCACGCATTTTGTCTTTAACGATCAAATCCTCTAAATGTATTGTTTTGCCTTTCCAAGTCGAGAATCGATAATAGTATAAGGCAATTCCAACTATTTCGGTATCGACCTCGGCTACAAATACATGAAAAAGAGGATTTTCGCCAAAGCCATCCCGAACCAAATCGCTCTCAGTAATCAAAACTGCATCGGGTTCATTTTCGAATATGGCTAGTTCCTGAATCAAGCTTAAAACAGCTTTCATGTCTTCAGGATTCCCTTTTCTAATATTCATAAATTCTTATTATTAATATGTTTATATCTAAAATAATGGTTTTTTTGAACTTGTTTTTTACTTTTGATTAACAAATATACAATACGCGCAAACTAACTAAATAATTTTTAATTCAATTTCACAAAAAAGGCGATATTTGTGACTTCAAAAAAAAATCTACAACGATATAGTATAATGGAAGAACGCAATAAAACATTAGGTGAGTTTATCATCGAAAACCAAAAAGCATTTCAATATTCGTCTGGGGAGTTATCCAGAATCATTAATTCTATACGATTGGCTGCAAAAGTGGTTAATTATAAAGTTAACAAAGCCGGCTTGGTGGATATTGTTGGAGCAGCAGGAGAGCAAAACATACAAGGTGAAGATCAGCAAAAACTGGATGTGTATGCAAATGAAGTTTTTATTCAAACTTTAATCAATCGTGAGATTGTTTGCGGAATTGCTTCAGAAGAAAACGATGATTTTATTACTGTTCAAGGAAGTGATAATAGTCATAACAATAAGTATGTAGTATTGATGGATCCGCTAGATGGCTCGTCTAATATTGATGTAAATGTTTCTGTAGGAACTATTTTTTCGGTTTATAGAAGAATTACACCAATAGGGACTCCAGTTACGCTTGAGGATTTTTTACAACCAGGAGTAAATCAAGTTGCAGCAGGATATGTAATTTATGGAACTTCAACAATGTTGGTTTACACTACAGGTCATGGTGTAAATGGATTTACTTTGAATCCTGCGATTGGAACATTTTATTTGTCACACCCGAATATGAAATATTCAAAAGATGGAAAAATTTATTCTGTCAATGAAGGAAACTATGTTCATTTTCCTCAGGGAGTAAAAGATTATATTAAATATTGTCAGCATGAAGAAGATGACAGACCTTATACTTCAAGATATATCGGAAGTTTGGTATCTGATTTTCATCGAAACATGATTAAAGGTGGAATTTATTTGTATCCAACAAGTAGTAAAGCACCAAAAGGAAAGCTTCGTTTATTATACGAATGTAATCCGATGGCATTTGTTGCAGAGCAAGCTGGAGGGAAAGCATCGGATGGTTTTAATAGAATCATGGAAATTAATCCAACCGAATTACACCAACGTGTTCCTTTCTTTTGTGGAAGCTATAATATGGTCGAAAAAGCAGAAGAGTTTATGCTTAAAGCTAAATAATAAAAAAACAAAACCCGATTAGTCTATAATCGGGTTTTATTTTTTTGATCGTAGTATTCAGTATCAGTTTAAAAACTGTAAAGTATTACTGTGAACTTTTTTATTTATTCATATTCTGCATTTCGAAAGTAAAAGTATCTAAATCTACTTTTTTATCTACTAATGAAAGTGCTTTTGCAATGATGTAGTTTACGTTTCCAGGAGTAAATCCTAGTGCTAATCCAAATCTTCTTAACATAATTTCTTGACTGTCTCCCATTTGGTGATCTACATGTACCATACGAGCCAAATCGTATAAACGCTCTAAACGTTGAGAATACAAATAAGGTGCGTTTATTGGGTGTTTCATAGGGTCAGCAAGAATCTCTTTGTATTCTTCATCTGAAATTTCTAATCTAGAAGCTAACTTATCTAAAAAGGCTTTTTCTTCTTGATTAGTTTTTCCATCAGCAAGGGCTACGCGAACAATAGCCGAAAAGTGACCTTTATTTCTTAGTTTAAATTCGCTATCAAATAAATCTGAAAATGACATAATTAATTGGTTTTTTGTATCACAAAGATAAATCTATTTTTAAATTATTAATTTTAATTTTTTTATAATTTTTATAATTCAGAAAACGGCAATTTTAACTTATTTTTATTTAATCATTTTAGAAAAGCAATCTATCACTTTTCAAAATTAATCGTAAGTTTACACACCCTTTATCAATTTTAAATTAAAATACCCATGTCAGATTTTTGGATTTATTTTCAAATAGGATTAAAACACGTTCTAGATATTCATGCATACGATCACGTAATGTTTTTAATGGCCTTAACCATTCCTTATGCGTTTAAAGATTGGAAGAGAATTTTGCTGCTTGTGACTGTTTTTACTGTTGGTCACACATTAGCTTTATTGCTTTCGGTTTATGGAATTATTACTATTAAAGTAAATATTGTCGAATTTTTAATTCCGATAACTATTTTAATAACAGCCTTTTTTAACTTTTTTACAGCAGGAAAATCATCTAAAACGGAGAGTATTAATTTAGTGTTTTTTATAACACTTTTCTTTGGAATAATTCATGGTTTGGGGTTTTCTAATTATTTTAGAACGATATTAGGGGGGAGTCCAACATCAAAATTGTTGCCTTTGGCAGAATTTGCATTAGGGATTGAGGCGGCTCAAATTATTGTGGTTTTTGTAGTTTTAATAATCTCATATATTGTTCAAACAATTTTCCGTTTTTCAAAACGTGATTGGACTTTGGCTATGTCGGCTTTTATAATAGGAGTTGTAATCCCGATGGTTATTGAGAGCGAAATATGGAGTAGATAAAAATGAAAAAAGAAAAATTAAATAGATACGACAAAGCTTATTTGCGAATTGCAAAAGAATGGAGCCTGTTGTCGTATTGTAAGAGAAAGCAAGTTGGTGCAATTATCGTAAAAGACCGGATGATTATTTCTGATGGATATAACGGTACGCCATCTGGGTTTGAGAACTGTTGTGAGGATGAAGAAGGGTTAACACGCTGGGATGTTTTACATGCCGAAGCCAATGCTATTTTAAAAGTAGCCCGATCAACTCAATCTTGTGAAGGAGCAACTTTGTATATAACGCTTTCCCCTTGTAAAGAATGTAGTAAATTAATTCATCAATCGGGAATAAAAAGGGTAGTTTACCAAAATGGATATCGCGATGACGCTGGGATTCAGTTTTTAATAAAAGCAGGAGTAGAAGTCGAGCATATCCCCGTATTAGAAGAGTAGAAAGTTGCAGTAATTTCAAACACATGGTTACTTATGAAGAATAGCAATAGTATATTCTCGTAAAACAAATATTAGCTACATATGAAATTCAATACTAAATATTTGCCAATAGTTATTGGAGCAGCTTTAGCTCTAGGAACTGTACTTGGAAGCTTGTTAAGTACTCCAGCGCAGGACCAGTTTTTGGCTAAAAATAACTCTAAGAACAAGCTCAATAAATTAATTGATTTCATTAATAATGAGTATGTCGATAGTATCAATACAGATTCTATTGTTAATCTTACAGTTGATAATATTCTATCGAAATTAGATCCTCATTCCGTTTATATTCCGCCAAGCGAACAAGCAGAGGTTGCCGAAAGCATGAAAGGTGATTTTGTGGGAATTGGGGTGAATTTTTATATGTATAGAGATTCAGTTGCCATAATTAAACCAATAGAAAATGGTCCTTCGGCAAAAGCAGGAATTCAGGCAGGAGATAGGATTTTATACGTTGGAAAAACTAAATTATTTGGGCGAAGACTTCCGTCAGATAGTTTATTTGCTAAATTAAAAGGCAAAAAAGGGACAGAAATAGAACTTACTGTTTATCGAAAATCAGAACAAAAGAAATTAAAGGTTAAGATAAAAAGAGACATTATTCCTATAAAGAGTGTTGATGTCTCAATGCTATTGGATAAAAGTACTGGATATATAAAGATAAATCGTTTTGCAGAAACGACTTATGCTGAGTTTAAATCAGGTTTAACCAAGTTAAAGCAAAAAGGGATTCAGTCTCTCATCATAGATCTTCGTGACAATGGAGGAGGATATATGGAAGAAGCAGTTGCAATTGCTGATGAATTCTTGAAAGACAAGCAGCTTATCGTTTTTACTAAAAATAAAAATGGCGAAACTGAAAAAACGTATGCTACAGGAAGTGGTAGTTTTGAAAACGGAAAAGTGTCAGTTTTAATCAATGAAAATAGTGCTTCGGCAAGTGAAATCTTGGCAGGGGCAATTCAAGATAATGATAGAGGAAATATAATAGGTCGTCGTTCATTCGGAAAAGGGTTGGTACAACGTGAAATGGATTTTAACGATGGATCTGCTGTTCGATTAACTGTTGCGAGGTATTATACACCTACAGGACGCTCTATTCAGAAGCCTTATAGTCATGGAAACGAAGACTACTTTAAAGAGTCAGATTCGCGTTTCAATAATGGAGAATTATACAGTAAGGACAGTATTAAAGTTGTTGATACATTAAAGTATAAAACACCAAAAGGTAAAATTGTTTATGGTGGCGGTGGTATCGTTCCAGATGTTTTTGTGCCTATTGAAATAGAACATGGTAGTGAAGGTTCTGCTTATTTATTGCAAACAGGAATTGTAGGGCATTTTGTTTTTGAGCAATTGGATAAAAACCGCAAGGCATTCACAGGATTAAATTATCAAGAATTTGTTGCTAAAATGAAGGCAACAGATGACTATTTTAAATTGTTCCAGAAGTATCTTTTTAAGAACGGGTTGGATTTAAAATTAGAAAAAAATAAAGAAATCATTAGTCGTTATATTACAGCCGAATTTGCTAGACAATTGTATGGTGAAATTTATTATTACGATACGATTCTTAAAAATGATGCAATGATTAAGGCTGTTTTAAATCCGAAAAAATAATTCTAATTTTTTTTGAAATGGAAATAAATACTGTTGTAAATGCTGAAATTGAGCTATTAACTGCAATTAAAAACGCAGATGTTTTAGCTTTAGAAAAAATTCTCCATGATGATTTGTTGTTTAATTTACCTGATGGACAAACAATTGATAAGGAGTTTGATTTAGATTCGTATCGTTCAGGTAAGATGAAAATCGATGTATTAGAAGCCTCAGATCAGGTTATTAATGTAATTGATGACACAGCTGTTGTTGGAGTTACTGTTTTATTAAGAGGAAAATATGATGGTAAACCTCTAGATGGTATTTTTAGA encodes:
- a CDS encoding TerB family tellurite resistance protein; its protein translation is MSFSDLFDSEFKLRNKGHFSAIVRVALADGKTNQEEKAFLDKLASRLEISDEEYKEILADPMKHPINAPYLYSQRLERLYDLARMVHVDHQMGDSQEIMLRRFGLALGFTPGNVNYIIAKALSLVDKKVDLDTFTFEMQNMNK
- the fbp gene encoding class 1 fructose-bisphosphatase — its product is MEERNKTLGEFIIENQKAFQYSSGELSRIINSIRLAAKVVNYKVNKAGLVDIVGAAGEQNIQGEDQQKLDVYANEVFIQTLINREIVCGIASEENDDFITVQGSDNSHNNKYVVLMDPLDGSSNIDVNVSVGTIFSVYRRITPIGTPVTLEDFLQPGVNQVAAGYVIYGTSTMLVYTTGHGVNGFTLNPAIGTFYLSHPNMKYSKDGKIYSVNEGNYVHFPQGVKDYIKYCQHEEDDRPYTSRYIGSLVSDFHRNMIKGGIYLYPTSSKAPKGKLRLLYECNPMAFVAEQAGGKASDGFNRIMEINPTELHQRVPFFCGSYNMVEKAEEFMLKAK
- a CDS encoding deoxycytidylate deaminase, encoding MKKEKLNRYDKAYLRIAKEWSLLSYCKRKQVGAIIVKDRMIISDGYNGTPSGFENCCEDEEGLTRWDVLHAEANAILKVARSTQSCEGATLYITLSPCKECSKLIHQSGIKRVVYQNGYRDDAGIQFLIKAGVEVEHIPVLEE
- a CDS encoding aspartate kinase; this encodes MRVFKFGGASVKDAEGIKNVYDVLQKVGYEDVLLVVSAMGKTTNALEVVIKNYFEKSSELNSSVQEVKKYHNQILLDLFEDEKHEVFTAVNAFFSELEYFLAHNKSPNYNFVYDQIVSFGELISTTILSHFMNFMGVQTQWIDVRNFIKTNATYRDAEVDWELTQKNIGKNVKRNMLNITQGFLGADENNFTTTLGREGSDYTAAIFAYCLNAESVTIWKDVPGVMNADPRYFENASLLNQISYREAIELAFYGATVIHPKTLQPLQKKEIPLYVKSFINPLLKGTSVSKGVDLEPYLPCFIVKRNQLLISLSSIDFSFIMEENISEIFALFHEFKIKVNLIQNSAISFSVCVEDKFENFNDLNAILSKKFKVDFSENVTLYTIRHFDDKAAETVEENKVVLLKQVSRETMQVVTKEVD
- a CDS encoding helix-turn-helix transcriptional regulator, whose amino-acid sequence is MNESVGNKLKKLRKSKDLSQEQVASSLHVSQSTYARIERGESSSWASHINKICEVFKISPEDLVKDEIGEDKEDNSDLNETFIINQLSDKIIEQYEARIKELKKVIKDLRRKRNI
- a CDS encoding S41 family peptidase; its protein translation is MKFNTKYLPIVIGAALALGTVLGSLLSTPAQDQFLAKNNSKNKLNKLIDFINNEYVDSINTDSIVNLTVDNILSKLDPHSVYIPPSEQAEVAESMKGDFVGIGVNFYMYRDSVAIIKPIENGPSAKAGIQAGDRILYVGKTKLFGRRLPSDSLFAKLKGKKGTEIELTVYRKSEQKKLKVKIKRDIIPIKSVDVSMLLDKSTGYIKINRFAETTYAEFKSGLTKLKQKGIQSLIIDLRDNGGGYMEEAVAIADEFLKDKQLIVFTKNKNGETEKTYATGSGSFENGKVSVLINENSASASEILAGAIQDNDRGNIIGRRSFGKGLVQREMDFNDGSAVRLTVARYYTPTGRSIQKPYSHGNEDYFKESDSRFNNGELYSKDSIKVVDTLKYKTPKGKIVYGGGGIVPDVFVPIEIEHGSEGSAYLLQTGIVGHFVFEQLDKNRKAFTGLNYQEFVAKMKATDDYFKLFQKYLFKNGLDLKLEKNKEIISRYITAEFARQLYGEIYYYDTILKNDAMIKAVLNPKK
- a CDS encoding helix-turn-helix domain-containing protein, which codes for MNVIIGNKLKELRKSKNISQEEAADYLHLSQSAYARIESGQSNSWASHINKICEIFKISPEDLVKDEIGEDKEDNSDLNETFIINQLSDKIIEQYEARIKELKKVIKDLKRKRNI
- a CDS encoding GNAT family N-acetyltransferase → MNIRKGNPEDMKAVLSLIQELAIFENEPDAVLITESDLVRDGFGENPLFHVFVAEVDTEIVGIALYYYRFSTWKGKTIHLEDLIVKDKMRGSGLGMALYSEIMEQAKKDKVRRVEWNVLNWNTPAVKFYENTGAKIFEEWRVVQMDETGIDTFLEKNKN
- a CDS encoding HupE/UreJ family protein; the protein is MSDFWIYFQIGLKHVLDIHAYDHVMFLMALTIPYAFKDWKRILLLVTVFTVGHTLALLLSVYGIITIKVNIVEFLIPITILITAFFNFFTAGKSSKTESINLVFFITLFFGIIHGLGFSNYFRTILGGSPTSKLLPLAEFALGIEAAQIIVVFVVLIISYIVQTIFRFSKRDWTLAMSAFIIGVVIPMVIESEIWSR
- a CDS encoding nuclear transport factor 2 family protein, yielding MEINTVVNAEIELLTAIKNADVLALEKILHDDLLFNLPDGQTIDKEFDLDSYRSGKMKIDVLEASDQVINVIDDTAVVGVTVLLRGKYDGKPLDGIFRYSRVWKRFGENLKVIAGSCVQLK